AAAAGACACTGGAGCTGTACCCTGAACGAGACTGAATGTGAATGTAGTCTTCCTCTCTGCGGCGAGGTATGAATCGGATACAGGTGGATGTCTGAAAGGACTTCAGAGCACTCTCAATAATGACGATTTCCTGGGATGCTAGcagagagatagaaaaaaaTTTAACAATGCATGGGCATGCTGTAGCAAACGACAACAACACTCATTTTGAACCTGAACTGTGTTTTGTAGACCTAACTTAGATACATTACTGAAAAATGTCCATTATAGGAAATGTCCACTTGATTTGATTTTCTTGAGGCTACATCATCTCAGAAGGTGTCACTCACAGTACTGGTTAGAAATGACATAAGGCACATAGACCTTGCTGTCACTGCTTCTGGGCCACTTGCACCCACGTGCTGTACAGGGGTCTGCATTCTGAAAGCCAGGGTTCATGGCAATGTCACCAAACATAATCTTGGGTTCATCAAGTGACTGTCCTGggcaatgaaataaaacatatacaaaTTGGTTTGCTGTGCTACTTTCTGGAGGTTATATTCTTTCAATCTGCGGTGATCACTTAATTACACTTAATGTCCAGAAATTTGCAGCCATCACCTCTTATGAATTAGTTGAACCATATTTACATGCATTTATGGCTGGTGCAGGCACTCAGCTGTCACTGAAGAAGTTTAAAAAGGTAAGAACTTATAAAACCAAGGAAtgattattgttaaaaaaaaaaatatatatatatatatatatatatatatatatataatgttttcttCATGTGGAGGTTTTGTATTGTCTAAATACAGAAGTAAAAGGAATGTTAATTAGCTTCAGCCTATACCTTTTCGATTTGAGATTGtttacaaacaacaacaaacttcTCAGGGGCTTACCAGCTTTCCTGTTGGCTCTTTCAATTAGCGATGATACAGTGAAGTAATCCTTCTCAATGCTGTTGTCtgaataaatgattaattttatggttattgacttctgtttacattttacgTTTAATATTATTCACAAAACTAAGACATTCTGCCATAGAAATATCTCACCTGTCTCATTGTAGCTCTTCCTAATGAATTCCTGGTTTAAAACAAGTATTAAAAACACTGTAGTTGTTAGACTTCTATTATTTATATAGTTACAGACGTCTAATAACCTTTGTTCATGAGGGTGATGAATTTAAAATGACTGTGTGAGCTCACCTTAATGtagcgaccctgagctggactGATGACCAGCTGCAGCAGCAGTATGAATGTCAGAGTCAGATGCATGATGGAAGCCTGCAGAGATACAGAGAATTCTTAGACAGAGCTTCAGTTTAAATAATGAGACTGGGGCTAACAACTTCCCTCAAACAAGTGATTTCTCAAGGATTGTGGCAAATTACAAAGTTAAAAACCAGAAATGGTCCAAACCAAAAAAACTTAAGCAAGGCTCTTTCTAAATTCATGATGTGTTGCAAGAGAAAAAGAATTTCCATTTACCTTTCCAAATAAGGTAACATATGAGCTTTGGATTTTAAATTTTTTggagtttaaaaataatatggaTTTTAACACTTACAACGTACTAAACAATATAATACATattcatgatttttaaaatgaaaatattaaacaacaTCTGTAGCAAAAATTAAACAACAAACTGACTgcttcaaactttttttttctccaggggTTTCCCTGatgtaattctttttttttttacagcattaTACTTACATCAATTGGGAGGGGTGAGGGAATTCCTAccatcctccaaaagttatataGTGTGGAACTAAGCCCAGATTAACAATGACAGCATCTATTTTCTCCACATTTCAGGTAAAAATAttgcatagtgttcctttaaatgtggaGATAATTCTGTAGCTGTGtaattttttattgttcatattgttctgagtcccctccagggtgtattcccgccttgcgcccgatgattccaggtaggctctggaccacccgcgaccctaaattggatacgcggttacagataatggatggatggatattgttCTGAATATAAAAAAGTGATAGCTGTTATCTCAGGGTAAAATTAcactgttgtggtggtggtgtgttagtgtgtattgcgCTGGTGTGAGAGGATTTCGTAGATAGCTTGCAAAACATGGTACAGAGTAAGATGTTAAGATCTGATCTATTATTGCTACAATAAACAACTCAAATACAAGCCATATTCATCTGCCATTCCTCTACTTGTACCATTTCTCCTTTTTTGCTATTGCACTTCTGACATTTTACCACATCTGACACTAAACTACTTCTGCATTCCCACCAGTCCGCTAGTCTACTATTTCTTGTATTCTTTTACTTTTTCATCAGTTAGTCCTCACCTTTTCTCACTGAAGTGAACTGTCCAGTCAAAAGATGCAGATTTTTAACCTGATATTCATTCAATTTAAGACCAAAGGTTTGTGAACTGCTCATCATCTTAAAATTAAGGGTATTTATTTTTCTAGTTTTCTCACAGTAACAGCCATTGTACTTCAAGGGGAGATGGTGGCTTTAAACTCTTCGGTCGGCACTgcggcactgagcatggtgccTAACTGTAGTGCAtgcactttatatatatatatatatatatatatatatatgcaaaacaataaataataataaaatggttGTACAAACAATTGCATTAAtgatgtattttgtattttacacaTGCTTTCActaaaacaattttaataatCTACTTTGTTTCTGTATATTCATACCACCAATGCACCATGCAGTGCTATAAAACTGCATTAGAACACACAAGGATAAATATGAGACACAAGGATAAGACACAGCTCCTTTCTTTATAGCGTACTTTTTTTCAGGAGCtacatgatttatttattaatcaattttagcagaaggaaattatTAGGAGGCCAGAAGTGGCCAAAGTGGTAGATTTAGCCAGGATATTATGGTAACACcactactcattcattcattgtttattaccgcatatccagttcagggtggcggtgggtccggagcctacacagaatcattgggcgcaaggcgggaacacaccttgaAGGGTGTGGCAGTCCCTCGCAGAGtgaaactttcacacacacacacatacacactgtcgtgagaaacaattttattactttgtgtttgtggataaatatccttaaatgatgattagttaaattagcaatTATAACTACAtattcattgtgtgaaatcttgtaccttatatgcatttatatgaatgactaaccagcatttacattatgtattacttacacatgtagttaaacattttgcTTGCACTACTAACTTATATAATAATTACTCTTAAAAGCTATATTATAAGCTAACACtatggcatgataactcacgtgatatttacacattcttaattcttaacgtctaatcttgaacagatgtgcactccaggctttTAGCACACTGACATCAATCATAGAGTTGGCCCAGGAGGGCTTAAGTGTAGGGGCATGTTGTTGACCTTGAAGTGCATTTatgactccctaaattttggTCTCTGGGGAGAGGAGTGTtgggaagagaggcccattgtcagcctggtcGATAACGAATGTCTTCGGGGTCACGGCATGCACTTGAatcttgcacgtgaagagctgagtactaacacgtgaaattatgcatattaatatacgctaatcagccagaaaacgCCTCACCGGCAGGGTTtacgtcatatggggtataactgtcgGAGACAGAACttgagaggtcagagctttacttgggaggggtattaaACTGTTCTCGATGtattgttctcctggatccagtattgttaaataaatactttgatttgctttgaacttcactcgactggtgtctgcgactcttctGGAACGAACACGcctccccgaagagggagggtgtattttggacctttttgatattttctaaattttaattactttgagaatggtccaaaagaacatttttatcttcaacacacacacacattcacacctatggacactttgtgtgtttttagacgatgggaagaaactggatcacctggaggaaacccacacggacaaggggagaacacactaaactcctcacagactacCTGCACCACTACAACTTTTTTTTAGGAATTCTCCCGGAATATTTTGTGACCTCCAAGACCATATATTCAGATAATGGGTTCCACATAAATCACAGATAGAGCACTCACTGTTGGCTCCAACACCACTAACTCCAGCAGCTTTCCTAGGTGTCTGCCATTCAAGTATTCAAACCTGCTCAGTTTTAGTAGTTTTGTTCTTATTCACCTAGCTTCTTTTTGAAAATGTTCCTCCATCATAAAAGGTGCAGAAGATAGGAGCCAGGATTTGGCTCCCATTCAAGGTGACATTGAAAAAAGagatacattttcttttcttgaaGCTGATTTACATTTGTGCAGAACAGTGGCAGTGAAGGTAGTGTCGCTGCTACACAACTAGACCCTCCTTGCATCCTGGGTTAAATTTTTTACTTTCTCTCCTGGGCaagtctgtgaggtgtttggtgtgttctcctagtgtctatataggtttcctctgggtgatctgGTGTCCTCCTTCAATACTATAGTTTAAAAACTCATGTAATGGGGTCAACTGGCTGGGGAaaactgtttacaaatgtgagtgtgtgagtgactgggtgaatgtgtgacgcCTTGTGATGAATTGGCTCGAATCAGAATGACATGTACAGCTGTTATTTGCTTCAGTCCTAGGTCCTAGTAATGTTTCTGGCACACATCCCTCATTTCACATGGAATGATAGCGTTAGAAACAGGTCCAAATTGACCAAGACCATCAGGTTTAAGATCCTCTAAGTTATCCTCAGCCCTCCGTACTCTGTAGCCAGATCCAGGGAAATCAAGAGACGCTGACACTAGGGTAATGAATCAAGAGAGTTTATTGAACCACTTTATTGAAGAAAAGTTCAGAGTGTGTGTCCTATATCTTCTTTCTAAATTTACAGAATAACGGGGAAAGGGGTGAGGGCATGGCTTGATAAGGGGGAGGCATGTTCTAGTGTTTCGCCTGTGGTCTGTGAAAATAGAAGCAAGGTTAGTAAAGATTACAAGTACATCATGGCTGACAAAGAAGTTGCATTGTGTCTGAGGACAGAAAGGTGCCAGTGTCTAACAGGTAACACTTGAGTGGACCGCACCTGTATGCCATAAGAGCCACATGTCACCAGAGGTCACTTATTTGGTCCCGTTAGGCTCAAATCATCTTTATTATTTGGGAGATTTATGGTTCATATGCAGTACTGACCGTGGTAAATGCATCTTTGCCAGAAGTGGCCCACATCTGAATGCTATCTTGAGAATGACAATAAAAAAGCACTTTGAAATGGACTGTAGGAGCTTGGAAAGATGACATTTGTTAACtgtgaataaacattttatgcTCTGCAATTGGTGTTTTCCTTGCATGGACATTCAGCCCCAGTAATGGACAGCATGTTCCTGTGtcgctgccctgtgaaggactggcgccttgtgcccaatgattcccggtaggctctggacccaccgcgaccctgaactggataagcggttacagataatgaatgaatgaatgaatgttcctgtGTTATAAGTTAACAACCACACTTGTCTGTAAGAGCAGCACACTGAGCAGGGAAAAGAGAAAAGCTGTAAGAAGGTTTTAAAAAGATTTAACCACATGAAATATGGggtacacagaaacacataaaaacaaggCTGAATAAGCAGTTTTCAGTTGCACATTAAATGCTGTGGGGCACCTTTCATGATGGAACAAACTTCTTAAATTTTTGTCTAAACACTGTATTGACCTGTTGTCTGTTTCTAGTGTATTGTGTCTTATATTAAATTCATGGCCAAAACCAGTGTTGGATAAATCATATCTTAgcgtgaaataaaataaaattcaaacacGAAGTCCCTAATAAAGTCTAGCTGCAGACATGCACTTCCTGCCAGATGCGCTCTCTGCCACTGTGTCATCACATGCACAGGTACTGTCTGCCACAATGACAGAAAAAGCACAGTAGAATGTTTCTGTTTGGCTTAATGATTCGAGTGATCTTAAAATGGTGTTATCTTTATTAAGTTCTATATGTGATTACCATATCATTATAATACCATACCATATCAGCAGTGTATAGTGTACAGTGTGCTATATTTGATGACAGCTAGAGAAATACCATTGAATGTGTTTCATGCATAAAACAGAACCAGTAACCTAATCTTTATGGTAGTTTTTTTAAGGTTCCCTTATCACAAATTTGTCCAATTATTTCAGTATAGTGTAATTGTAGGCGCCAGATGCCTATTTTGTGCCTAGTTTTTTTAATTTGCCCCATATTATgtgtatttcatatttcatagtaTAATGTCATATTGATAAGATATTTGATTTAAATTCATGcttgatatatttaataatttaagttAAAAACATACGTAAAAGGTTAAAATGTGGATTTAGAATAATTACAGGAAGTTACATAGTTGACCTTTAATCACGCAAGGTGCGCAGTGCACAGGAGACATTGTGGTTAGATTGACACGGGAAAAGGAAGGTTGGTGCCTCACGGTTTTCTGACCATGCTGTGCCGTGGCCGTAGTCATGCTGTGGAGTGACTATAATTTACATTAGTGGAAGCTTAAGAGGCACAGTTTCATTTGTATTAGTTTTTGTTatcctttttgttttaaataaaaatacaaaacgtGACTTTGGTTGAGGATatccttttgttttctttttggatCTTGAAACACGCGTCAGCCACAAAGCCCCAACCTAGAaagattttgtttaaaaaacccCACAACTTTAGTCAGAAAACCTTCAGAAACTGTGGAAACGTTGGACAACGTTTTATCAAAGCGAGAAGTGTAGCTGTGAACACTGGATGGACGGTAACTAATCACGAGACGAGTGGATGATTATCAACcagaataagaataagaataagaatagCTGGTTAGAATCTTACCAGCTATTTCGGAAGTTTGCCATTATGCATGAAGTTACTGAACAGTTAACTAGTGGAAAAAGAGAATCGAAAATGACAGAGAAAGCCGTTGAAGACAGGTTACACTGCTTAACACAGTCAAGGAAAGCTAAGCTAGGCCATCTAACTAGCCAAATTAACCGGATTGAAACGCTAATGGAATTCGATGGTAACGTGgacacagttaaacacaaattGCGCGTGGACTTTAAAGATTCATTCGGTGCGTTTTGTAAGATAAACGATGGTCTgcaacaattaatgaatgaggaAGAGTTTAAGAGGGACCAAAATTCGTGGTTTGACCCAAATGCGAGCCGAATGCAGGGGTTCATTAAACATGCGGAAGTGTGGATTAAAGCAGCTGCGGCTCGCGCTGAACAAGCAAGACGCTGTGACGCCGAAATTCGTCCTTCAGACAGCGCGTCTGCTGTATCGGTTGCCTCGAGCAAGAGGAGTAAAGGGCGCGAGACAAAAGCTGGAAGCAGAGAATCCACCACTTCTTCAAAACTTAAGCTTAAAGCAGAGATGGAGAAAGCTACATTGCTCGCAGAGGCAACAACTTTGCAACAAAAACAAGATTTACAGTTGCAAGAAGCTGAATTAAAAGCAAAAAGGGAACAATTAGAAGCTGAATTAAAACGCCAATAAGctgaaataaaagttaaaaaggAACAATTAGATCTGCAAACACTTACTGCAGCAATGGatgcaaaaataaaagttttagaaaattatgaaaatgaacGCTTTTCACAAGTGAGCCATGCATCACGCCATTCATCACTCCGTTCATTAACAATTGAGTCTGGATATATTCAACTGCCCTTAAGTCCAAATCCAGTCCCTGACAATACAAGTGCACATGATCAGTTCATCCCACTGCAGCCTCAGCCTATTGCTGCACAGCACATTCAGTCCATTGGTGCACAGCAGCCACAGCTTATTGGCACACGGCGGCCTACAGCTACACCTGTAGCAGATGACCATGCAGTTGAAACACTCTGCAGTGTTATGACTCATCAGAATACAATAACTGAGTTGATGGTGAAGCAACAGAAAATGATGACCCTGCCACCATTAGACATTCCCACCTTTAGTGGTGACCCCCTTGAGTACAACACATTTGTAAGGGCATTTGAACATGGTGTAGAATCACGCACTGAAAGCCCTAAGGATCATCTCTATTTTCTAGAGCAGTTTACATGTGGTCAACCTAAAGAGCTGATAAAGAGCTGCCTTCATATTAAGCCAGACGAAGGCTACCAGAAAGCAAAGACGTTACTGAAGGAACACTTCGGCAATGATTACAAGATTGCTGTAGCCTACATGAACAAGGTAGTAAACTGCcttttcactctttctgacaGCAAGCCTCAACACCATGACTGAAGTGAGTTACATGGAGGAGCTTGATAATGTTGCGAATTTATAGGCCATTGTTTTGAAGCTTCCTTATAAGCTATGTGAaaggtggagtggtgttgtATTTGGTGTGCAAGAGCAAGCTGACAAGAGAATCAAGTTCAAGGATTTGGTGGAGTTTATTAACAAACAAGCCAAGATCGCACTGCACCCAGTCTTTGGAGAGATAAGAGATAGCACAACATTTAAAGCACCTACACCTaagcaaaacaataacaaagagCAGAAGAAAGGCATAATTAAGAAGTCATTCACTATAAGTGCTAAACAGTTGGACAAACAGGAGGCAAACACAAAGTCAAAGGAAAACACGGATTCAGAGATGACTGCCACAAATACGTGTCTCTTCTGTGACGGTGAACACAACTTGGACTCGTGTACTAAGCTTAAAAGCAAGCCACACAACGAGAAGATAGACTTCCTGAAAAAGGATGTTGTTTTGGCTGCTTAAAGCAAGGCCACATGAGTAAATCCTGCAAGGCAAAAGTCAGCTGTCAGGTGTGTTCGCTAACGCATCCAACGTTGCTGCACATAAAGAAAAGGGGCATCGGTGCTAAAACAAAAAAGGAGACACAGAGTTATGAAACACAAACTATCCTCAGTGCCTTCATTGCTGCAGAGTATGAAGGTGGTGAGCTGATTGGGGCCGGGGAAGATGACTGTACGCCGGCTATCATTCCTGTCCAGGTCAAAGCCAAGAGGAGAAACGCAGTGGTGCAGACATACGCCTTCTTGGACCCAGGAAGCTCCGCCACATTCTGTACCGAAGCATTGATGAAGAATTTGAAGCTCAATGGAAGAAAGACTGACATACTGCTGAGAACTATGAACGAAGAGAAACCTGTGTGTACTCACATAGTGTCAGGCTAGGAAGTCGGCAGTTTGTCCGGTGAGGAGTTCATCGATCTTCCAGACGTTTTCTCGCAGAAAGCCATACCTGttagaaaagaaaacatacaGAGACAAAAGGATCTTGAATGGTGGACTTACCTTAAAGGAATACACTTACCTTATATCGAAGCCGACATTGGATTACTCATA
This window of the Hoplias malabaricus isolate fHopMal1 chromosome Y, fHopMal1.hap1, whole genome shotgun sequence genome carries:
- the LOC136678999 gene encoding low choriolytic enzyme-like, whose product is MHLTLTFILLLQLVISPAQGRYIKEFIRKSYNETDNSIEKDYFTVSSLIERANRKAGQSLDEPKIMFGDIAMNPGFQNADPCTARGCKWPRSSDSKVYVPYVISNQYSSQEIVIIESALKSFQTSTCIRFIPRRREEDYIHIQSRSGCYSYVGRRGGEQVVSLDRQGCVYHCVVQHELLHALGFNHEQCRSDRDGHVRILFQNIMPGLEYAFRKIPTLNLGTPYDYNSVMHYGRYAFSRNREPTIIPIPDSTVAIGLATQMSPTDILRINRLYCG